The Camelina sativa cultivar DH55 chromosome 14, Cs, whole genome shotgun sequence genome includes a window with the following:
- the LOC104739260 gene encoding U2 small nuclear ribonucleoprotein B'' 2-like: MLTADVPPNQSIYIKNINEKVNKEELKRSLYCLFSHFGRILDVVALKTPKLRGQAWVVFTEVTAASNAARQMQNFPFYDKPMRIQYAKSMSDCVTKAEGTFVPKEKKIKQEEKVERRQHAEETQQPCMPTGATAVNGRPVPSGQDTIPPNNILFIQNLPIETTGMMLQMLFEQYPGFKEIRTIEAKPGIAFVEFGDDVQSSMAMQALQGFKITPQNPTVISFAKK; the protein is encoded by the exons ATGTTAACGGCTGATGTACCACCGAATCAGTCAATCTACATAAAGAATATCAATGAGAAGGTCAATAAAGAAG agCTGAAGAGATCTCTTTACTGTTTGTTCTCTCACTTTGGAAGGATACTTGATGTGGTTGCGTTAAAGACACCTAAGCTCCGGGGACAAGCATGGGTTGTCTTCACTGAAGTCACAGCTGCTAGTAATGCTGCCCGTCAGATGCAAAACTTTCCCTTCTATGATAAGCCAATG CGGATACAATATGCAAAATCAATGTCAGATTGTGTTACTAAAGCCGAAGGGACTTTTGTTcctaaagaaaagaagataaagcaAGAAGAGAAAG TTGAAAGGAGGCAACATGCTGAAGAAACTCAACAACCATGCATGCCTACTGGCGCAACCGCTGTGAATGGAAGGCCTGTG CCGAGTGGGCAAGACACGATTCCACCAAACAAC ATACTCTTCATTCAGAATCTTCCCATTGAGACGACTGGCATGATGCTTCAGATGCTGTTTGAGCAATACCCAGGATTCAAGGAGATAAGAACGATCGAAGCAAAACCCGGAATTGCGTTTGTGGAGTTTGGAGACGATGTTCAATCTTCTATGGCCATGCAGGCTCTTCAGGGTTTCAAGATCACTCCACAGAATCCAACGGTAATCTCTTTTGCCAAGAAGTGA
- the LOC104739261 gene encoding cation/H(+) antiporter 14-like gives MFATSLTLPCFIAISGLQTNFFVLGMSHVKIIEAVILITYGCKFLGTAAASAYCNIQIRDAFCLALLMCCQGVIEIYTCVMWRDEKVLNTECFNLLIITLLLVTGISRFLVVYLYDPSKRYRSTSKRTILNTRQRNLQFRLLLCVYNVENVPSMVNLLEASYPSRFSPISVFTLHLVELKGRAHAVLVPHHQMNKLDPNTVQSTQIVNGFQRFEQQNQGTLMAQHFTAAAPFSSINDDICTLALDKKATLVIIPFHKQYAIDGTVDHVNPAIRSINLNVLDKAPCSVGIFIDRGETEGRRSVLMSYTWQNVAVIYIEGRDDAEALAFSMRIAEHPEVNVTMIHFRHKSTLHQNYAVEEESEFSESHLINDFKSFAMNKPKVSYREEIVRDGVETTQVISTLGDSYDLVIVGRDHDLESSVLYGLTDWSECPELGVIGDMFASPDFHFSVLVIHQQEGESLAMDNSYELPVSPPRVGDPRVHPHFSVEEGFTSVDPHNNR, from the exons ATGTTTGCAACTAGCCTTACGCTCCCTTGTTTCATCGCCATTAGTGGATTGCAGACCAATTTTTTCGTGCTCGGAATGAGCCACGTGAAGATCATTGAGGCCGTGATACTCATCACATACGGCTGCAAATTCCTTGGAACAGCAGCAGCTTCCGCTTATTGCAACATACAAATCAGAGACGCATTTTGTTTGGCCCTCTTGATGTGTTGCCAAGGAGTCATTGAGATCTACACATGCGTCATGTGGAGAGACGAAAAG GTTCTAAACACAGAATGCTTCAATCTCCTTATCATCACGCTCTTGCTCGTGACTGGCATTTCACGGTTCCTAGTTGTATACCTCTACGACCCGTCGAAGCGCTATAGAAGCACGAGCAAGCGAACGATCCTCAATACGAGACAACGAAACCTTCAGTTCCGTCTCCTGCTTTGCGTCTACAACGTCGAAAACGTACCTTCCATGGTtaatcttctagaagcttcttaCCCGAGTCGGTTCAGCCCGATCTCTGTCTTCACGCTGCACCTCGTCGAGCTTAAAGGCAGAGCACACGCTGTGCTCGTACCGCATCACCAGATGAACAAACTCGATCCCAACACAGTGCAATCCACTCAAATCGTCAACGGTTTCCAACGTTTCGAACAGCAGAACCAAGGAACCCTAATGGCTCAGCATTTCACAGCTGCAGCTCCATTCTCCAGCATCAACGACGACATTTGCACTCTCGCCCTTGACAAGAAAGCGACGCTCGTTATCATCCCATTCCACAAACAGTACGCTATAGATGGTACGGTCGACCACGTAAACCCTGCAATCCGTAGCATAAACCTTAACGTTCTAGACAAGGCACCTTGCTCGGTTGGAATATTCATCGACCGGGGAGAAACTGAAGGCCGCCGTTCGGTCCTCATGAGCTACACTTGGCAAAACGTCGCAGTGATCTACATCGAAGGCCGAGACGACGCAGAAGCCTTAGCGTTCTCCATGAGAATCGCTGAGCACCCGGAAGTAAACGTCACGATGATCCACTTCCGGCACAAAAGCACCCTCCACCAGAACTACGCAGTAGAAGAGGAATCCGAATTCTCAGAGTCTCACCTTATAAACGATTTCAAGAGCTTCGCGATGAACAAACCGAAAGTTAGCTACAGAGAAGAGATAGTAAGAGATGGCGTGGAAACCACGCAAGTGATTAGTACACTTGGTGACTCATACGATCTGGTAATTGTGGGTCGTGACCATGACCTTGAGTCGTCCGTACTGTACGGGCTTACAGATTGGAGCGAGTGCCCTGAGCTAGGTGTGATCGGAGACATGTTTGCGTCGCCGGATTTTCATTTCTCAGTACTAGTGATTCATCAGCAAGAAGGAGAGTCTCTAGCGATGGATAATAGCTATGAATTGCCAGTTTCACCTCCTAGGGTTGGGGATCCAAGAGTGCACCCACATTTCTCTGTTGAAGAAGGATTTACTTCGGTTGATCCTCACAACAACCGTTAA